One Peterkaempfera bronchialis DNA window includes the following coding sequences:
- a CDS encoding HAD family hydrolase, giving the protein MTPSPLPPPGSSPDPPPDLPFDAVLCDLDGVLRLWDPDGMAALDRARSLPAGTLAAAAFHPDRLLPAVTGQVTDEQWRAAVAADLAEVCGSPAEATALCTEWTEVPAAVDHQVLALLGAVRRRLPVALVTNATTRLEADLDALGLTGAVDAVVNSSRVGVAKPDPAIYRIAAERVGVPPARCLFVDDTDRNVLAARALGMTGLHYRHIGELRDVLGPLIDPEPVREAAG; this is encoded by the coding sequence GTGACGCCATCACCCCTGCCGCCGCCCGGCTCGTCGCCCGACCCGCCGCCCGACCTGCCGTTCGACGCCGTGCTGTGCGACCTCGACGGCGTCCTGCGGCTCTGGGACCCGGACGGGATGGCGGCGCTCGACCGGGCCCGCAGCCTCCCGGCCGGGACGCTCGCCGCAGCCGCCTTCCACCCCGACCGGCTGCTCCCGGCCGTCACCGGGCAGGTCACCGACGAGCAGTGGCGGGCCGCCGTCGCCGCCGACCTCGCCGAGGTCTGCGGCTCACCGGCCGAGGCGACCGCCCTGTGCACCGAGTGGACCGAGGTGCCCGCAGCCGTCGACCACCAGGTGCTCGCACTGCTCGGCGCGGTACGGCGGCGGCTGCCCGTCGCCCTGGTCACCAACGCCACCACCCGGCTGGAGGCCGACCTGGACGCCCTCGGCCTGACCGGCGCCGTGGACGCCGTGGTGAACAGCTCACGCGTCGGCGTGGCCAAGCCCGACCCCGCCATCTACCGGATCGCCGCCGAACGGGTCGGCGTCCCGCCCGCCCGCTGCCTCTTCGTGGACGACACCGACCGCAACGTCCTGGCCGCCCGCGCCCTCGGCATGACCGGGCTGCACTACCGGCACATCGGCGAACTGCGGGACGTCCTCGGCCCGCTGATCGACCCCGAGCCGGTACGGGAGGCGGCCGGATGA
- a CDS encoding Rossmann-fold NAD(P)-binding domain-containing protein, with protein sequence MRLLVLGGTEFVGRAVTEEALARGWQVTVFNRGRHGVPDGVEALRGDRAAAGEGGLAALERGTWDVVVDTWSGAPSAVRDAARLLAGRAGSYAYVSSRSVYSWPQAAGLTEDGPLVDASPDAGEVEYAQDKRGGELAAVAAFGERALLVRAGLILGPYENIGRLPWWLGRIARGGLVAAPGPRDLPLQYVDARDLAGWTLDAAARGLGGPYDMVSPSGHTTMGELLETCVRVTGSDAELRWIAPDAVLAAGIEPWTELPVWLPPGESHDALHRSDVSKAASAGLRCRPVTETVADTWEWLRLGGQPRLRPGRAAVGLAPEKEALLLGG encoded by the coding sequence ATGAGACTTCTGGTGCTGGGTGGTACGGAGTTCGTCGGACGGGCGGTCACCGAGGAGGCGCTGGCCCGAGGGTGGCAGGTGACCGTCTTCAACCGGGGGCGCCATGGGGTGCCGGACGGGGTCGAGGCGCTGCGCGGCGACCGGGCGGCGGCAGGTGAGGGCGGCCTGGCGGCGCTGGAGCGGGGCACCTGGGACGTGGTGGTGGACACCTGGTCCGGGGCACCGTCGGCGGTGCGGGACGCGGCGCGGCTGCTGGCCGGGCGGGCCGGGAGCTACGCATATGTCTCCTCCCGGTCGGTGTACAGCTGGCCGCAGGCGGCCGGGCTGACCGAGGACGGGCCGCTGGTCGACGCCTCGCCGGACGCCGGTGAGGTGGAGTATGCGCAGGACAAGCGGGGTGGCGAGCTGGCGGCGGTGGCGGCCTTCGGGGAGCGGGCGCTGCTGGTGCGGGCCGGGCTGATCCTCGGCCCGTACGAGAACATCGGGCGGCTGCCCTGGTGGCTGGGCCGGATCGCGCGCGGCGGACTGGTGGCCGCGCCCGGCCCGCGCGATCTGCCGCTCCAGTACGTGGACGCCCGGGACCTCGCCGGATGGACGCTGGACGCCGCCGCCCGGGGCCTGGGCGGCCCGTACGACATGGTGAGCCCTTCCGGGCACACCACCATGGGTGAGCTGCTGGAGACCTGTGTGCGGGTCACCGGCTCCGATGCGGAGCTGCGCTGGATCGCCCCGGATGCCGTGCTCGCCGCCGGGATCGAGCCCTGGACGGAGCTGCCGGTCTGGCTGCCGCCGGGCGAGTCGCACGACGCGCTGCACCGGAGCGATGTCTCCAAGGCGGCGTCCGCCGGGCTGCGCTGCCGCCCCGTCACCGAGACGGTGGCCGACACCTGGGAGTGGCTGCGGCTGGGCGGACAGCCCCGGCTGCGTCCGGGCCGGGCGGCGGTGGGGCTGGCGCCGGAGAAGGAGGCGCTGCTGCTGGGTGGCTGA
- a CDS encoding ABC transporter ATP-binding protein — protein sequence MSLDLTDITLSYPDGASRLTALDRVTLRVPAGTVTAVVGPSGSGKSSLLAVAATLVTPDSGRVVIAGTDTTGMDRAALTALRRRTVGTVFQQPHLLPSLTAAEQLQVMAHLDGRSPRSARARAMELLDAVGLADQADRRPLQLSGGQRQRVNIARALMNDPAVLLVDEPTSALDHERGAAVLGLLTALTHQRATATVLVTHDPSHLAAVDHLAEVRDGRLRTAEPTTGPSDGIPGIPGIQLRAIPPRA from the coding sequence ATGAGCCTCGACCTGACCGACATCACGCTCAGCTACCCGGACGGCGCCTCCCGGCTGACCGCGCTGGACCGGGTCACCCTCCGGGTGCCCGCCGGGACCGTCACCGCCGTGGTCGGCCCGTCCGGCTCCGGCAAGTCCAGCCTGCTGGCGGTGGCCGCCACCCTGGTCACCCCCGACTCCGGGCGGGTGGTCATCGCGGGTACCGACACCACCGGAATGGACCGCGCCGCCCTCACCGCGTTGCGGCGCCGCACCGTCGGCACGGTCTTCCAGCAGCCGCATCTGCTGCCCTCGCTGACCGCCGCCGAGCAGCTCCAGGTGATGGCGCACCTGGACGGCCGGTCGCCGCGCAGCGCCCGGGCCCGGGCGATGGAGCTGCTGGACGCGGTCGGCCTGGCCGACCAGGCCGACCGCCGGCCTCTCCAGCTCTCCGGCGGGCAGCGCCAGCGGGTCAACATCGCCCGCGCCCTGATGAACGACCCGGCCGTGCTGCTGGTCGACGAGCCCACCAGCGCCCTGGACCACGAGCGCGGCGCCGCCGTCCTCGGCCTGCTCACCGCCCTCACCCACCAGCGGGCCACCGCCACCGTCCTGGTCACCCACGACCCGTCCCACCTCGCCGCCGTCGACCACCTCGCGGAGGTCCGCGACGGCCGCCTGCGCACCGCCGAACCGACGACAGGTCCGTCGGACGGGATTCCCGGGATTCCCGGGATTCAGCTTCGGGCGATTCCGCCGAGGGCGTGA
- a CDS encoding ABC transporter permease, producing the protein MYVAWRDLRFAKGRFALMGTVVVLITVLVGLLSGLTAGLGRENTSAITGLPADRLAFSAPLDGKGVSFSDSAVDERTWQRWAEVPGVDSAAPLGIATVRARAAGGRTAALSAFGVLPGSRLAPEGDRLAAGAAVLSRGAAEELGAAAGSAVQLGGLRFRVAAVAGDASYSHTPVAWTGLADWQRLSGSPGATVVALTTRPGTALATADRELGTRTVSRADALSAIGSYTSENGSLQLMRGFLFAISALVIGAFFTVWTIQRSGDVAVLKALGASTGYLLRDALGQAVVLLLLGTGAGSALAAGVGALVGGLVPFVLDPATVLVPGAVMVALGAVGAALAVRRITSVDPLTALGSAR; encoded by the coding sequence GTGTACGTCGCCTGGAGGGACCTGCGGTTCGCCAAGGGGCGGTTCGCCCTGATGGGGACCGTCGTCGTACTGATCACCGTGCTGGTGGGGCTGCTCTCCGGCCTCACCGCCGGGTTGGGCCGGGAGAACACCTCCGCGATCACCGGGCTGCCCGCCGACCGGTTGGCGTTCTCGGCGCCGCTGGACGGCAAGGGGGTCTCCTTCAGCGACTCCGCAGTGGACGAGCGGACCTGGCAGCGGTGGGCCGAGGTGCCCGGCGTGGACTCCGCCGCGCCGCTGGGCATCGCCACCGTCCGGGCCCGGGCGGCGGGCGGCCGTACCGCCGCGCTGTCGGCCTTCGGCGTACTGCCGGGGTCCCGGCTGGCCCCGGAGGGCGACCGGCTCGCGGCGGGCGCCGCCGTACTCTCCCGGGGCGCCGCCGAGGAGCTGGGGGCGGCGGCCGGGTCCGCCGTACAGCTGGGCGGGCTCCGGTTCAGGGTGGCCGCCGTCGCGGGCGACGCCTCGTACAGCCACACCCCGGTGGCCTGGACCGGGCTGGCGGACTGGCAGCGGCTGTCCGGCAGCCCCGGCGCCACCGTGGTCGCCCTGACCACCCGTCCCGGCACCGCTCTGGCCACCGCCGACCGGGAGCTGGGCACCCGCACCGTCAGCCGTGCCGACGCGCTCTCCGCGATCGGCTCCTACACCTCGGAGAACGGCTCGCTCCAGCTGATGCGGGGCTTCCTCTTCGCCATCTCGGCGCTGGTGATCGGCGCGTTCTTCACCGTGTGGACGATCCAGCGCAGCGGCGACGTGGCCGTGCTCAAGGCGCTGGGTGCCTCCACCGGGTATCTGCTGCGGGACGCGCTGGGCCAGGCCGTGGTGCTGCTGCTCCTCGGCACCGGCGCGGGCAGCGCGCTCGCCGCCGGGGTCGGGGCGCTGGTCGGCGGCCTCGTGCCGTTTGTCCTGGACCCGGCCACCGTGCTGGTCCCGGGCGCGGTGATGGTCGCGCTGGGCGCGGTCGGCGCCGCGCTCGCCGTCCGCCGCATCACCTCCGTCGACCCGCTGACCGCCCTGGGGAGCGCCCGATGA
- a CDS encoding sensor histidine kinase has translation MNPHPLTPVLRILSGCLHLLVAALLTLAAVRAATAGAPHAGAVVAALLTLAAVRAATAGAPHAGAVVAAAAALAAVYAAGPALPAVRRSPGAAAGWLAALAAVWLVLLALTPDGVWLAFPLFFVQLHLLPLRRGLAAVAATTAAAVAGFAWHQGSLAAAGVIGPVLGAAVAVATVLGYQALYRESEQRRRLIEELTATRSDLAAAEHTAGVLAERERLAREIHDTLAQGLSSIQLLLRAAERTLPDRPDAALGHVRRARQAAVDNLAEARRFVRDWTPPDLEAGSLPAALERLCATTAAASGLTVHCHVSGAPAELPAAHEVALLRIAQSALANTVQHSGARRAELTLSYMETEVALDVVDDGSGFDPGAVAAPGGAPGERPGSGPGGFGLAAMRARARALHGTLAVESAHGQGTAVAATLPCPPATGRTPA, from the coding sequence GTGAACCCGCACCCCCTCACCCCCGTCCTGCGCATCCTGAGCGGCTGCCTCCATCTGCTGGTGGCCGCGCTGCTCACGCTGGCCGCCGTCCGCGCCGCCACCGCAGGCGCCCCGCACGCCGGCGCGGTGGTGGCCGCGCTGCTCACGCTGGCCGCCGTCCGCGCCGCCACCGCAGGCGCCCCGCACGCCGGCGCGGTGGTGGCCGCCGCCGCCGCGCTGGCCGCCGTGTACGCCGCCGGACCGGCGCTGCCCGCAGTACGCCGCTCACCGGGCGCCGCCGCCGGGTGGCTGGCCGCGCTGGCCGCCGTCTGGCTGGTGCTGCTGGCGCTGACCCCGGACGGTGTCTGGCTGGCCTTCCCACTCTTCTTCGTCCAACTGCACCTGCTGCCGCTGCGCCGGGGTCTGGCCGCCGTCGCCGCCACCACCGCCGCCGCCGTCGCGGGCTTCGCGTGGCACCAGGGGTCGCTGGCCGCAGCCGGTGTCATCGGGCCGGTGCTGGGCGCGGCCGTCGCGGTCGCGACCGTTCTGGGCTACCAGGCGCTGTACCGGGAGAGCGAGCAGCGCCGCCGGCTGATCGAGGAACTCACCGCCACCCGCAGCGACCTGGCCGCCGCCGAGCACACCGCCGGGGTGCTGGCCGAGCGGGAGCGGCTGGCCCGCGAGATCCACGACACCCTCGCCCAGGGCCTCTCCTCCATCCAACTGCTGCTGCGGGCCGCCGAACGCACCCTGCCGGACCGCCCGGACGCCGCACTCGGCCATGTCCGCCGCGCCCGGCAGGCCGCCGTGGACAACCTCGCCGAGGCCCGCCGGTTCGTCCGCGACTGGACCCCGCCCGATCTGGAGGCCGGGTCGCTGCCCGCCGCCCTGGAGCGGCTCTGCGCCACCACCGCCGCCGCCTCCGGCCTCACCGTGCACTGCCACGTCTCCGGTGCCCCCGCCGAACTGCCCGCCGCCCACGAGGTGGCGCTGCTGCGGATCGCCCAGTCGGCCCTGGCCAACACCGTGCAGCACTCCGGCGCCCGCCGGGCCGAGCTGACCCTCAGCTACATGGAGACCGAGGTGGCCCTGGACGTGGTCGACGACGGCAGCGGATTCGACCCCGGCGCCGTCGCGGCGCCCGGCGGCGCACCCGGTGAGCGGCCCGGCAGCGGGCCCGGCGGCTTCGGCCTGGCCGCCATGCGAGCCCGCGCCCGCGCCCTGCACGGCACCCTCGCCGTGGAGTCGGCCCACGGGCAGGGCACTGCGGTCGCCGCCACCCTTCCCTGCCCGCCTGCCACCGGACGGACCCCCGCATGA
- a CDS encoding response regulator: protein MSAPDRIRLLLADDHPVVRAGLRAVLETEPGFEVVAEAATAEQAVARAAQPGVDVVLMDLQFGAGMHGSAATAAITARPDAPRVLVLTTYDTDADILAAIEAGATGYLLKDTPPEELAAAVRTAAAGKSTLAPAVALRLMDRMRAPAEALSRRETEVLQLVADGLSNQQISRRLFLSQATVKSHLAHIYTKLAVDSRTAAVAAAIARGLIRR from the coding sequence ATGAGCGCCCCCGACCGCATCCGGCTGCTGCTCGCCGACGACCACCCGGTGGTACGGGCCGGGCTGCGCGCCGTCCTGGAGACCGAGCCCGGCTTCGAGGTCGTCGCCGAGGCGGCCACCGCCGAGCAGGCCGTGGCCCGCGCCGCGCAGCCCGGGGTGGACGTGGTGCTGATGGACCTCCAGTTCGGCGCGGGCATGCACGGCTCCGCCGCCACCGCCGCCATCACCGCCCGGCCGGACGCCCCCCGGGTGCTGGTGCTCACCACCTACGACACCGACGCCGACATCCTCGCCGCGATCGAGGCGGGCGCCACCGGCTATCTGCTCAAGGACACCCCGCCCGAGGAGTTGGCCGCCGCGGTGCGGACCGCCGCCGCCGGCAAGTCCACGCTGGCCCCGGCCGTCGCGCTGCGCCTGATGGACCGGATGCGCGCCCCGGCGGAGGCGCTGAGCCGCCGGGAGACCGAGGTGCTGCAACTGGTCGCCGACGGGCTGTCCAACCAGCAGATCAGTAGGCGGCTGTTCCTCAGCCAGGCGACCGTCAAGTCCCATCTGGCGCACATCTACACCAAGTTGGCCGTGGACTCCCGTACCGCAGCGGTGGCCGCCGCCATCGCGCGTGGGCTCATCCGGCGGTAG
- a CDS encoding alpha/beta fold hydrolase: protein MSVVSASATRRGIPRPVPPAATAPQSSAEERDLSFAGFGYTCRIVRQEAPVTVPMVLLGGSAQDRNSWVRHERWLTPLCTVVTVDLPGYGTADFLPARYGIDFLAAAVRHMLAELGMAEVNLVGACFGGAVGLRFAQHYPGMLRRLVLAGMTKVEPRDHYGDSVPRWSRMLEEGRVADLARELAAWFVAPPGAAPVRKQAAMARFLYQQFVAQGPRELAMWLEHNLRLVRHEWYRPEPLPELPVLVLTGEHDILTTPRMGREVAACLPGARFTTVREADHLVHLERMAEFTEVLARFCTGRTVDGLPWCTPVETWPAAPDRRPASATAG, encoded by the coding sequence ATGTCCGTCGTTTCCGCCAGCGCCACGCGGCGCGGCATCCCCCGCCCGGTGCCGCCCGCCGCCACGGCGCCGCAGAGCAGCGCCGAGGAGCGGGACCTCTCCTTCGCCGGGTTCGGCTACACCTGCCGGATCGTCCGCCAGGAAGCCCCGGTGACGGTGCCGATGGTGCTGCTGGGCGGCTCCGCCCAGGACCGCAACTCCTGGGTACGGCACGAGCGTTGGCTGACGCCGCTCTGCACGGTGGTCACGGTGGACCTGCCGGGCTACGGCACCGCCGACTTCCTGCCCGCCCGGTACGGCATCGACTTCCTCGCGGCGGCCGTGCGGCACATGCTGGCCGAGCTGGGGATGGCGGAGGTGAACCTGGTCGGGGCGTGCTTCGGCGGGGCGGTCGGGCTCCGCTTCGCACAGCACTACCCGGGGATGCTGCGGCGGCTGGTGCTGGCCGGGATGACCAAGGTCGAGCCCCGGGACCACTACGGGGACAGCGTGCCGCGCTGGTCCCGGATGCTGGAGGAGGGCCGGGTCGCCGACCTCGCCCGGGAGCTGGCGGCCTGGTTCGTGGCGCCGCCCGGCGCGGCCCCGGTCCGCAAGCAGGCGGCCATGGCGCGGTTCCTGTACCAGCAGTTCGTCGCCCAGGGGCCGCGTGAGCTGGCCATGTGGCTGGAGCACAACCTCCGCCTGGTGCGCCATGAGTGGTACCGGCCGGAGCCGCTGCCGGAGCTGCCGGTGCTGGTCCTCACCGGGGAGCACGACATCCTCACCACGCCCCGGATGGGCCGCGAGGTGGCGGCCTGCCTGCCCGGCGCCCGGTTCACCACCGTCCGGGAGGCGGACCACCTGGTGCATCTGGAGCGGATGGCGGAGTTCACCGAGGTGCTGGCCCGCTTCTGCACCGGCCGTACGGTCGACGGCCTGCCCTGGTGCACCCCGGTCGAGACCTGGCCGGCGGCCCCGGACCGGCGACCGGCCTCGGCTACCGCCGGATGA
- a CDS encoding aminopeptidase P family protein, with translation MTQDRTPAAAENPESAAPDEGEQPIKGRKNGLYPEVSEELAELMKSGWGDTELHDLQPIEQAPYAAERRAALSARFPGERLVVPAGNLRVRSNDCDFPFRPSSEYVHLTGDQTQDAVLVLEPRADGGHDATAYLLPRSDRENGEFWLDGQGELWVGRRHSLGEAERLLGLECRDVRKAAEELAAAVAANPAPTRIVRHYDAALEAALGELEADRSEQRTDPDTLSAAEQRDDELKVFLSELRLVKDDWEVGQLQAACDSTVRGFTDVVRELAQAVATSERWIEGTFWRRARVEGNDVGYGSICAAGPHATTLHWVRNDGEVRPGELLLLDAGVETHTLYTADVTRTLPIDGTFTALQRRIYDAVYDAQEAGIAAVRPGARYRDFHEAAQRVLAERLVEWGLLDLAVEKVLELGLQRRWTLHGTGHMLGLDVHDCAQARTESYVDAVLEPGMVLTVEPGLYFQADDLTVPEEYRGIGVRIEDDILVTADGNRNLSAGLPRRADEVEQWMRGLAG, from the coding sequence GTGACCCAGGACCGCACCCCGGCGGCGGCGGAGAACCCGGAGTCGGCCGCACCCGACGAGGGCGAGCAGCCGATCAAGGGACGCAAGAACGGCCTCTACCCGGAGGTCTCCGAGGAACTGGCCGAGCTGATGAAGAGCGGCTGGGGCGACACCGAGCTGCACGACCTCCAGCCGATCGAGCAGGCCCCGTACGCCGCCGAGCGGCGGGCCGCGCTCTCCGCGCGGTTCCCCGGCGAGCGGCTGGTCGTCCCGGCGGGCAACCTCCGGGTCCGCTCCAACGACTGCGACTTCCCGTTCCGCCCGTCCAGCGAGTACGTCCACCTCACCGGCGACCAGACGCAGGACGCGGTCCTGGTGCTGGAACCGCGTGCGGACGGCGGCCATGACGCCACCGCCTACCTGCTGCCCCGCTCCGACCGGGAGAACGGCGAGTTCTGGCTGGACGGCCAGGGCGAGCTCTGGGTCGGCCGCCGGCACAGCCTCGGCGAGGCCGAGCGGCTGCTCGGCCTGGAGTGCCGCGACGTCCGCAAGGCCGCCGAGGAGCTCGCCGCCGCAGTCGCCGCCAACCCGGCGCCGACCCGCATCGTGCGGCACTACGACGCCGCCCTGGAGGCCGCGCTCGGCGAGCTGGAGGCCGACCGCTCCGAGCAGCGCACCGACCCCGACACCCTCAGCGCCGCCGAGCAGCGGGACGACGAGCTCAAGGTCTTCCTCAGCGAGCTGCGGCTGGTCAAGGACGACTGGGAGGTCGGGCAGCTCCAGGCCGCCTGCGACTCCACCGTGCGCGGCTTCACCGATGTGGTACGCGAGTTGGCGCAGGCCGTCGCCACCTCCGAGCGGTGGATCGAGGGCACCTTCTGGCGGCGTGCCCGGGTCGAGGGCAATGACGTCGGCTACGGCTCCATCTGCGCGGCCGGCCCGCACGCCACCACCCTGCACTGGGTGCGCAACGACGGCGAGGTGCGGCCGGGCGAGCTGCTGCTGCTGGACGCGGGCGTGGAGACGCACACCCTGTACACCGCCGACGTCACCCGCACCCTGCCGATCGACGGCACCTTCACCGCGCTCCAGCGCCGCATCTACGACGCGGTGTACGACGCCCAGGAGGCCGGGATCGCGGCGGTCCGGCCGGGTGCCCGCTACCGCGACTTCCACGAGGCCGCGCAGCGGGTGCTCGCCGAGCGGCTGGTGGAGTGGGGCCTTCTCGACCTGGCCGTGGAGAAGGTGCTGGAGCTGGGGTTGCAGCGCCGCTGGACGCTGCACGGCACCGGTCACATGCTCGGCCTGGATGTGCACGACTGCGCCCAGGCGCGGACCGAGTCCTATGTCGACGCGGTGCTGGAGCCCGGCATGGTGCTCACCGTCGAGCCGGGGCTCTACTTCCAGGCCGACGACCTGACGGTGCCGGAGGAGTACCGGGGCATCGGGGTGCGGATCGAGGACGACATCCTGGTCACCGCCGACGGCAACCGCAACCTCTCGGCCGGGCTGCCGCGCCGCGCCGACGAGGTCGAGCAGTGGATGCGGGGCCTGGCGGGCTGA
- a CDS encoding PP2C family protein-serine/threonine phosphatase, protein MTETHPSPIGAGTGRRPTASPEHAYPEQVSPRQDDPVQTVDLPSPGISVEQVTAVQDRLAAWLSDFAGLHEHTEQLAATRSLDAVLRTVLDAGAALLGARRGMLVLDASHGDAVGLGLDRSCRGALETVPRDTGPYAGLLAHEGRPAQLLHTDLARDPGLDPRYRAVAAQLGIGASCALPLATADDGPIGAAVWFYDEPAEPSDRQQHLARLYCAFAAPVVARELELERLRRSCDALRHGLLPDRLPRVPGVRLAARFVPAGLDRSAGSDWYDALALPEGALALTVGSVCGGGTGAATAMGRLRAALRAYAVLEGEDPVAVLGDLELLLKSTEPARSATALYAYVEPAERRISLAGAGQCPPLLVTERGAGFVETSLSAPLGMLGCWEAPGVELHAEPGDVLVLYTEGLARRCGAGGLDAGQARLRAAAAGAPRDARQDPDRLCAHLLATCPDRPFGEAAEAVDDLVLLAVRFG, encoded by the coding sequence ATGACCGAAACGCATCCCTCCCCCATCGGCGCCGGCACCGGCAGGCGGCCCACCGCCTCCCCCGAGCACGCCTATCCGGAGCAGGTCTCCCCCCGCCAGGACGACCCGGTGCAGACCGTGGACCTGCCGTCCCCCGGTATCTCGGTGGAGCAGGTCACCGCCGTGCAGGACCGACTGGCCGCCTGGCTCTCCGACTTCGCGGGCCTGCATGAGCACACCGAGCAGCTCGCGGCCACCCGCAGCCTGGACGCCGTACTGCGCACCGTGCTGGACGCGGGCGCCGCGCTGCTCGGCGCCCGGCGCGGCATGCTGGTGCTCGACGCCTCGCACGGCGACGCCGTCGGTCTGGGCCTGGACCGCTCCTGCCGGGGCGCGCTGGAGACCGTCCCCCGGGACACCGGCCCCTACGCCGGACTGCTCGCCCACGAGGGCCGCCCCGCGCAGCTGCTCCACACCGACCTGGCCCGCGACCCCGGCCTGGACCCCCGCTACCGGGCCGTCGCCGCCCAACTCGGCATCGGCGCCTCCTGCGCGCTGCCGCTGGCCACCGCCGACGACGGGCCGATCGGGGCGGCCGTCTGGTTCTACGACGAGCCCGCCGAGCCCTCGGACCGCCAGCAGCACCTGGCCCGCCTCTACTGCGCCTTCGCCGCGCCGGTGGTCGCCAGGGAACTGGAGCTGGAGCGGCTGCGCCGCAGCTGCGACGCGCTGCGGCACGGCCTGCTGCCCGACCGGCTGCCGCGCGTCCCGGGGGTGCGGCTGGCCGCCCGCTTCGTCCCCGCCGGGCTGGACCGCTCGGCGGGCAGCGACTGGTACGACGCGCTGGCCCTGCCCGAGGGCGCGCTGGCGCTCACCGTCGGCAGCGTCTGCGGCGGCGGCACCGGCGCCGCCACCGCGATGGGGCGCCTGCGGGCCGCCCTGCGCGCCTACGCGGTACTGGAGGGCGAGGACCCGGTGGCCGTCCTGGGCGACCTGGAGCTGCTGCTGAAGTCGACCGAGCCGGCCCGCTCCGCCACCGCGCTGTACGCCTATGTCGAACCCGCCGAGCGCCGGATCTCGCTGGCCGGCGCCGGGCAGTGCCCGCCGCTGCTGGTCACCGAGCGCGGGGCGGGCTTTGTGGAGACCTCGCTCTCCGCGCCGCTCGGCATGCTCGGCTGCTGGGAGGCGCCCGGGGTGGAACTGCACGCCGAACCGGGCGACGTCCTGGTGCTCTACACCGAGGGACTGGCCCGGCGGTGCGGCGCCGGCGGCCTGGACGCCGGGCAGGCCAGGCTGCGCGCCGCCGCCGCAGGCGCCCCCCGCGACGCCCGGCAGGACCCGGACCGGCTCTGCGCCCATCTGCTGGCCACCTGCCCGGACCGCCCGTTCGGTGAGGCGGCAGAGGCCGTGGACGACCTGGTACTGCTCGCCGTCCGCTTCGGCTGA
- a CDS encoding bifunctional DNA primase/polymerase has product MREILGRRRRNRSALLAAALTCAEQWRWPVVPGAGLQPRPFRDRFGDRTEDGGDGGSRRTDRRRSARACVCPRSDCAVPGAHPCDPPLLAATTDPRMVRWWWTQRPDAPIVIATGGAVAAVSLPAASGARVLAYFDALRVRTGPVVASATRHVLLVQPYSFDELGELLIQQEWVPTSLRYHGPGGYVVLPPSSTGGGGVHWERPPVTGPGAPGGAPWLPRVADLLGALVAASAATPDGSRLAF; this is encoded by the coding sequence ATGCGCGAGATCCTCGGAAGGCGACGGAGGAACAGATCGGCACTGCTGGCCGCGGCACTGACCTGCGCGGAGCAGTGGAGATGGCCGGTGGTCCCGGGCGCCGGGCTGCAGCCGCGCCCGTTCCGCGACCGCTTCGGTGACCGCACCGAGGACGGCGGCGACGGCGGCAGCCGCCGCACCGACCGCCGACGGTCGGCCCGCGCCTGTGTCTGTCCCCGCTCCGACTGTGCGGTCCCCGGAGCCCACCCCTGCGATCCGCCGCTGCTCGCGGCCACCACCGACCCGCGGATGGTCCGCTGGTGGTGGACCCAGCGGCCGGACGCCCCGATCGTCATCGCCACCGGCGGCGCCGTCGCCGCGGTCAGCCTCCCGGCCGCCTCGGGGGCCCGGGTGCTGGCCTACTTCGACGCGCTGCGGGTCCGCACCGGACCGGTGGTCGCCTCCGCCACCCGCCATGTGCTGCTGGTCCAGCCGTACAGCTTCGACGAGTTGGGCGAGCTGCTGATCCAGCAGGAGTGGGTGCCCACCTCGCTGCGCTATCACGGTCCCGGCGGGTATGTGGTGCTGCCGCCGTCGTCCACCGGTGGCGGGGGCGTGCACTGGGAGCGTCCGCCGGTGACCGGTCCCGGGGCGCCGGGCGGGGCGCCATGGCTGCCCAGGGTGGCGGATCTGCTGGGGGCGCTGGTCGCGGCGAGCGCCGCGACGCCGGACGGGAGCCGGCTGGCGTTCTGA